The region ACGGCTGTTTCCACAGTGAATCCCGCTTTTTCGAGCGCAGTCTTCAGAGTATTTCTCCACATAGTGCTGTCATCAACCACAAGAACTTTGTTTTTCACCATCAACCCCTCCTGAATTTTTCGATCGGGCATTAAATTATGTTTAACAGGGCATTCAAATCAATGAGTAATGCGAGCCCTTCTCTGCCAAGAGAGATAGCGCCACTGAATACTCCCTTCAACAATTCTGGCAGGTGCTTGACAAGAAATTCTCCTTCTGAGAGGATTTTATCAATGACAAGTACCATTTCTTCGCCGTTTCTATCATAAATCAGAAAGGCAAGGGAATTTCTATCTGAATTCTGAAGCGAATTGCTTTTCTTTATTCCGAAGCACTCCGAAAGGTGTACAAGCGGGACGCTTCTGCCTTCAAGGGATAGCAGTGAATAAGTTCCATAATCTGCTATCTTTGAAGGATCAAAGCTCAGCGTTTTCGAAATCTCATCGGACTTAATGGCAAATTTCTGCCCTGACACCTCAAAAATAATGCATTTCACTATTGAAAGCGTTAGCGGAATTGCCAGGGTAAAGGTGGTGCCTTCACCGCTTTTGCTGTTGACCATAACATGACCGCCCATGTTTTCGACAGCCTTTTTTACAGCATCGAGCCCCACACCCCTACCGGAGATTTTTGAAACCCTGTCTTTCGTGCTAAATCCGGGCAAAAAAAGATAATTCAGAATTTCGCTGTTTGAAAGCTTCTCCAACTCTTCGGGAGTTGCTATACCTTTTTCGATGAGCTTTTCCTTAACTGTTTCAACAGAAATGCCCCTCCCATCATCTTCAACAGCAATGAAGATGAAGCCTCCTTTGTATTCAGCTCTAAGGGTGATATTTCCTTCTTCCTGCTTTCCCAGCTTTATCCTCTCCTGAGGGGGTTCTATTCCATGGTCTATTGCGTTTCTTAAAAGATGCGTGAGAAGCGGAACAAAGTTATCTGAAATGTCTCTGTCAATTTCTACGTTTGTTTTTTCAATATGAAGGAGCACTTTTTTCCCCTGATTTCGTGCGAAGTTCCTTGCGGTTAGCCTGAAACGGCTGAAAAGCTCATCGGCCTTAATTGCTCTTACAGAAATTACAGTCCTGCTCATAGCAGAGCTAAGCTTTTTCAGATTCCTGATGAGCTTTTTCTGGCTTTCAGCTATTTCTGATTGCTCCAGGGAAAGCACAAGGTTTGAAAGCTCCGAAATCTGGTTTAGCATGGTGTCTAACTTTTCTCGTTCGACTCTCAGGTATTTCTCCTTTTCGGTATCTTCATCTTTTTCTTCAGGCTTTTCAAAAGAAGGGCCAACGGTGCTTTTGATAAAGGTTTTTTTGAGCAACCCCATTGCATTTTTGAGCCTTCGGGAGTCCCCCTTTTCAAGGGCATACACAATTTCATCCACCAATTTACATTGCTCAACTTTTCCAGCTTTTTCCAGTCCCTTTTTGGCGTTTTCGGCAAGCTGCTTCAGTTGATGGGGCGCTAAAGAACCTTCTTCTATAAATTCCAGAAATTGGTTCAATATATTTTGTGATGCTTTCACTGTTTCAATAGAATTATCAGAGGTTTTGCCAGATCTTTTCAGGAGACTTTCGGCTTTCTCAAAGAGTTCCTCTGTTTCAGAAAGTTTTTCGGGACTATCAGCAGCGGTTTTCAACGCATTTAGTATCTGGAATAGCTCATCAAGTCTATTTTGAATATAAGAAGAGCCGTAAGCCTGCGTGCGTTGAAAAAGCTCTTCAAGGGAGTGTGCGATTTTGTTGATAATGGAAAGGTGATCTCTTCTAATGCCCGGTGTTACCATGTTCATAACCAACGAGGAATCTCCTTTTATCGTGTGAAAATGCCTCATAATCTCTTTTAGCTTTTCGGTGGAGAAATCGTGCTCAATTTCAAGAAGAAGCTGTTCTGTTTCCGTTAAATGCATGTTCAGCTCTTCAAAAAATTCGGAAAGAAATTCTTCCGCAAGCTTTCCATCAGGTTCAAATGACTTTTCCGGAGTTTCTGCCTTTATTAAATCAGTCAATCTGCTCTTTATCTCTTCCAGCTTTTTTGTACCTTTTTCACTTGTTAACGATTCTTCTATTTCATCAGCTATGTCCGTTTCCCCGAGGTCATGAAGGAGCTTTTTTACCTCTGGGAGGAGTTTCCTGTTGTTTGAAACTTCGTCAAGTAATTTTAATAGCTTGCTTATTGCCTCTTCTCTTTTCACAATCTCACTCCCCAAGGGCAAGTTTGGTACTCTCAACAAGCATTTCTGGATCAACGGGTTTCACAATATAGAAATCTGCCCCGGCCTCTATTCCTTTACGCTTATCTTCGGGCCTGTCAAGAGTGGTTATAACGATTATAGGAAGCTCCTCAAAGGCTTCGCTCTCCCTTATTTTTTTTATCATTGTAACGCCATCCATTCCCGGCATGTTCAAATCGGTTATCAGGCAGTCAAAATCACCATGAAAAAAGAGTAAGTCTAATGCTTCCCCTCCATCTCCCGCTTCAAAAACCTCAAATCCGGCTGATTTTAGAATATATGAATGAAACTTGCGTGTAATAGGTGAATCATCTACAAGCAGTATTTTGGGCATCCTATCACCCCTCTGGTTTCATGTATACATGAACACCTTCTATTTTCTTCATTGTGAAGGCCTGTGTAATCCTGCTCAGGAATTCTGAAGCTCCCAAAAAAATGTATCCTCCGGTATTTAGGATGAAGTAAAAATTCTCCACAATCTGTCTCCTATTTTCCATGGGAAAGTACATTAAGACATTTCTGCAAAATATAAAATCGAATTGTCCAAGCTCCATTAACCCCCTGCCGTTTTTAAGGTTTAGATGGATAAATTTCACTCTTTTCCTCGGGGCATCTTTTATCAGAAAACCCTCCGGAAGTTTTTCGAAATACCTTTCCAGATAAGCCTTTGGTACGTCTTTTACGGCTCTGGCATCATAAATCCCCGCCTTTGCCTTTTCAATTGCTGTCATGTCTATGTCAATCCCATAAATCTCAAAATCAAATCCCTTCGGTAGCATTTCTAATCCAATAATGGAAAGGGTATAAGGCTCTTCGCCCGTTGAACTTCCAGCTGAAAGAATTCTTATTTTCCTCTTTTTTTCAGCAATTTCCGGCAAACATGTTTCCCCAAAGATCCTTAACTGATCAAATTCCCTGAAAAAATATGTTTCGTTTATGGTGATGAGGTTGATGAGTTTCTGGATTTCAATCCCTTTCTTGTCAAATATTTTGAGGAATTTTATGTAATCTGAAATCGAAGAAAGCCCGAGATCTTCAACCCTCTGGATTACCCTGCGTTTCAAAAAAAGCAACTTGCTATCATCCATATATATTCCACATTTTCTAAAGATCAAATTTCTCAATTCCCCGAATTCATGCACGTTTAGTTCCAATTCACTCACTCGCTTTTTTTATCGCCTCTTTTGCTATTTCTTTTAATTCTTCTGAGGGGAATTTAGATAAATTTTCCTTAATGGCTTCTATTCCTTCCTTTGAATTTATGAATGCCAGAGCTTCGATGGCGCCTATTTGCTCAAAGAAATCATCGCTATCGAGCAGGGAAATCAATTTCTGTTCATAATCCTTACAGCCCGTTTGGCCAAGAAGCTTGATCGCTTCGTATTTACTTATGGAAGGGATCTTACCTCGGGATAGATCCCATATCGCTGAGCACAGCTCTCTTTTTTTTGAAGGTTCCAGCTCTTTGTTAAAAGTAACGTAACTCTTTATCAGATCGATAATCTCATTGTGAAAGCTTTCTCCCTTTTTCTTCACCAGTCTTAATAACATCTGGAAATAGTCTCGATATGGGAACTTTACAGCAAATTTCAGATATGGGACGAGAAAAAAATCCGGGAAATACTCGGGATCTGGAAAGGCTTTATTCACTTCCCTAAAGATAGCTTCGTCGCCGATCTTCATAAGGGACTCAAAGCAGGCGACTATCAAGAAGCTATCTCTAGCCTCTTTCAGAATTGAAAGCACTTTTGGGGCGTGATCGTGAGCTTCAAAATCGCCGAGGGCTTCTATTGCAGCGATTAGATTATTCGTGTCACTGTCATCGAGTGCTAATGAGATAATATCGATGGTTTGAGGGTCATTCATGAGTATCAGCGTGTCTAGTGCGAGTTTCCTAATATGCTTGTCTTTATCCTTAACTTTTTCTTTTAGCACCGGGATCGCAGCTTTTTTGTGATGTGCCAGGATGACCACTGCAAGATCTCTCAAGTACAACCTATCTTCCTCGAAGAGAGTTGAAACAGCTCTTGATACTTCAGGAACATCAAACTTCTTCAAAGTTTCCACGATCGCTTCAGAAACCAGCTCGTTTTCTTCCTTTCTAAGCATTTCAACGAGAATATCGGAAAGGCTGAAAAGATTCCGGTCTCTAACAATTCTTATAGCTTGCAGCCTTTCAAAAGGACTTTCGGAACCCAGGAGAGACATAATTCGCTCTTTGTTCATTCTGGACCTCAACTCCTGTCACAATTTTGATATAATGATTATATCATAGTTGAAAATTGAACTTGGAGGTTATTAAATGAAAATACTGTTCATAGATGATTCGCGACTTTCAAGAAGAATCACTTCAAGGTATTTAAAACTGTATTTTCCTGAAGCTGAAATTCATGCCATTGGTCCAGAAGATTTTGAAGGCATTCTTGAGAGTATCCAGGAGTACCATATAGTGATAACCGACCTGCTCATGCCGGGAATTTCTGGTGAAGAGGCGATAGAGAAAATATCCAGCAAATCTCAGGATGTTTTTATCGCTGTCCTCAGTGCTAATGTTCAGGAAAAAACAAGGGAAAAAATGCGGCATCTTGGGGTACAGCTATTTCTTGGAAAGCCGTTGACTGAGGAAAAAATGATTGCTTTGAAGGAGGCATATTATGCCAGAAGAAAAAATCCTTAATAGTTTGAAGGAAATATTAAGCCTTGGCGCAAATCAGGCTAAGAGGGTTCTTGAAGAGTTATCAGGAATGACCGTGGAGTTGCGGAT is a window of Kosmotoga arenicorallina S304 DNA encoding:
- a CDS encoding chemotaxis protein CheA: MKREEAISKLLKLLDEVSNNRKLLPEVKKLLHDLGETDIADEIEESLTSEKGTKKLEEIKSRLTDLIKAETPEKSFEPDGKLAEEFLSEFFEELNMHLTETEQLLLEIEHDFSTEKLKEIMRHFHTIKGDSSLVMNMVTPGIRRDHLSIINKIAHSLEELFQRTQAYGSSYIQNRLDELFQILNALKTAADSPEKLSETEELFEKAESLLKRSGKTSDNSIETVKASQNILNQFLEFIEEGSLAPHQLKQLAENAKKGLEKAGKVEQCKLVDEIVYALEKGDSRRLKNAMGLLKKTFIKSTVGPSFEKPEEKDEDTEKEKYLRVEREKLDTMLNQISELSNLVLSLEQSEIAESQKKLIRNLKKLSSAMSRTVISVRAIKADELFSRFRLTARNFARNQGKKVLLHIEKTNVEIDRDISDNFVPLLTHLLRNAIDHGIEPPQERIKLGKQEEGNITLRAEYKGGFIFIAVEDDGRGISVETVKEKLIEKGIATPEELEKLSNSEILNYLFLPGFSTKDRVSKISGRGVGLDAVKKAVENMGGHVMVNSKSGEGTTFTLAIPLTLSIVKCIIFEVSGQKFAIKSDEISKTLSFDPSKIADYGTYSLLSLEGRSVPLVHLSECFGIKKSNSLQNSDRNSLAFLIYDRNGEEMVLVIDKILSEGEFLVKHLPELLKGVFSGAISLGREGLALLIDLNALLNII
- a CDS encoding response regulator, whose protein sequence is MPKILLVDDSPITRKFHSYILKSAGFEVFEAGDGGEALDLLFFHGDFDCLITDLNMPGMDGVTMIKKIRESEAFEELPIIVITTLDRPEDKRKGIEAGADFYIVKPVDPEMLVESTKLALGE
- a CDS encoding CheR family methyltransferase; protein product: MSELELNVHEFGELRNLIFRKCGIYMDDSKLLFLKRRVIQRVEDLGLSSISDYIKFLKIFDKKGIEIQKLINLITINETYFFREFDQLRIFGETCLPEIAEKKRKIRILSAGSSTGEEPYTLSIIGLEMLPKGFDFEIYGIDIDMTAIEKAKAGIYDARAVKDVPKAYLERYFEKLPEGFLIKDAPRKRVKFIHLNLKNGRGLMELGQFDFIFCRNVLMYFPMENRRQIVENFYFILNTGGYIFLGASEFLSRITQAFTMKKIEGVHVYMKPEG
- a CDS encoding HEAT repeat domain-containing protein → MNKERIMSLLGSESPFERLQAIRIVRDRNLFSLSDILVEMLRKEENELVSEAIVETLKKFDVPEVSRAVSTLFEEDRLYLRDLAVVILAHHKKAAIPVLKEKVKDKDKHIRKLALDTLILMNDPQTIDIISLALDDSDTNNLIAAIEALGDFEAHDHAPKVLSILKEARDSFLIVACFESLMKIGDEAIFREVNKAFPDPEYFPDFFLVPYLKFAVKFPYRDYFQMLLRLVKKKGESFHNEIIDLIKSYVTFNKELEPSKKRELCSAIWDLSRGKIPSISKYEAIKLLGQTGCKDYEQKLISLLDSDDFFEQIGAIEALAFINSKEGIEAIKENLSKFPSEELKEIAKEAIKKASE
- a CDS encoding response regulator, with amino-acid sequence MKILFIDDSRLSRRITSRYLKLYFPEAEIHAIGPEDFEGILESIQEYHIVITDLLMPGISGEEAIEKISSKSQDVFIAVLSANVQEKTREKMRHLGVQLFLGKPLTEEKMIALKEAYYARRKNP